A single genomic interval of Alligator mississippiensis isolate rAllMis1 chromosome 15, rAllMis1, whole genome shotgun sequence harbors:
- the SCYL1 gene encoding N-terminal kinase-like protein isoform X1: MWFFARDPVRDFPYDFGAEGDRGRPAGAWQLHRGRRKATGDPVSVFVYEVKPNADEQTQAAKSAFKRLKTLRHPNILSYIDGLETEKCLHVVTEPVTPLNIYLQARAEAGGISELEISWGLHQIVKALSFLVNDCSLIHGNVCMGAVFVDRAGEWKLGGLDYMHSAQGEGPPPHRTSPDLERYDPPESADSTKGTGEKWSADMWRLGCLIWEVFNGPLSRPSCLRSLGKIPKSLVPHYCELVGANPKVRPNPARFLQNCRGSGGFMSNSFVETNLFLEEIQIKEPTERQMFFQDLSDHLDTFPADFCRHKILPQLLTAVEFGSAGAVVLTPLFKVGKLLGAEEYQQKIIPIIVKMFSSPDRAMRIRLLQQMENFIQYLTEPVVNTQIFPHVMHGFLDTNPAIREQTVKSMLLLAPKLSESNLNVELMKHFARLQARDEQGPIRCNTTVCLGKIGPYLSASTRQRILISAFSRATKDPFAPSRAAGVLGFAATHNFYSLSDCAFKILPVLCTLTVDPEKTVRDQTFKAIRSFMIKLEAVSEDPSQLAELEKDVHAASTSPGIGAAVSWAGWAVTGVSSLTSKLIRTNAGTPVEQAEAPAGGAVPEPPKPEAESVPAPAMSPASPSHWEEPREEEESSVDRWDDEDWGSLEQETEQSRGQSSPDAWNTPGWVEAATVPKTSGARRAISSSRRPDADWTSSGWEANAAWSREKGPQAPSSLGEDGWDVEGDFGTPKSAPTPSAPPAGTRLASEYDWGSTTATETPDPFFSIASTQKPTADGQKSTDTWGSDAGGDWGTEDAWESLDADHGLSKAELARKKREERKKELEAKRAEKKAARGPMKLGARKLD, encoded by the exons ATGTGGTTCTTCGCGCGGGACCCAGTGCGCGACTTCCCCTACGACTTCGGCGCCGAGGGCGACCGCGGGCGGCCGGCGggggcctggcagctgcaccGGGGCCGCCGCAAG GCCACAGGGGACCCAGTGTCAGTGTTTGTCTATGAGGTGAAACCCAACGCGGATGAGCAGACGCAAGCGGCCAAGTCAGCGTTCAAGCGGCTCAAGACCCTCCGGCATCCCAACATCCTGTCCTACATCGACGGCTTGGAG ACAGAGAAATGCCTGCACGTGGTGACGGAGCCTGTGACGCCCCTGAACATATACCTTCAAGCCAGAGCAGAGGCCGGAGGCATCAGCGAGCTGGAGATCTCCTGGGGGCTGCATCAGATTGTG AAGGCGCTGAGCTTCCTGGTGAATGACTGCAGCCTGATCCATGGCAATGTGTGCATGGGGGCCGTCTTCGTGGACCGTGCGGGCGAGTGGAAGCTGGGGGGCCTGGACTACATGCACTCAGCCCAGGGCGAGGGGCCCCCTCCACACCGGACCAGCCCTGACCTGGAGCGCTATGACCCCCCCGAGAGTGCCGACAGCACTAAGGGCACTGGGGAGAAgtg GTCAGCTGACATGTGGCGTCTCGGCTGCCTCATCTGGGAGGTGTTCAATGGGCCCCTATCTCGCCCAAGCTGCCTGCGCTCACTGGGCAAG ATCCCGAAGTCCTTGGTGCCGCATTACTGTGAGCTGGTGGGTGCCAACCCTAAGGTACGGCCCAACCCTGCCCGGTTTCTACAGAACTGCCGCGGCTCTGGTGGCTTCATGAGCAACAGCTTTGTGGAGACCAACCTTTTTCTGGAGGAGATCCAG ATCAAAGAGCCCACGGAGCGTCAGATGTTCTTTCAGGACTTGAGCGACCACCTTGACACCTTCCCGGCGGATTTCTGCCGTCACAAGATTctgccccagctgctgacagCTGTGGAGTTTGGGAGTGCTGGTGCTGTTGTGCTCACCCCACTCTTCAAG GTGGGGAAACTCCTGGGAGCTGAGGAGTACCAGCAGAAGATCATCCCCATCATCGTCAAGATGTTCTCATCCCCTGACCGTGCCATGAGGATCCGGCTTCTGCAACAG ATGGAGAACTTCATCCAGTACTTGACGGAGCCTGTGGTCAACACCCAGATCTTCCCCCATGTGATGCATGGCTTCCTGGACACCAACCCCGCCATCCGCGAGCAGACAGTCAAG tcaatgctgctgctggcaccgaAGCTGAGTGAGAGCAACCTGAACGTGGAACTGATGAAGCACTTTGCCCGGCTGCAGGCCCGTGATGAACAGGGCCCCATCCGCTGCAACACCACCGTGTGCCTGGGCAAGATCGGGCCCTACCTTAGCGCCTCT ACCAGGCAGAGAATCTTGATCTCTGCCTTCAGCCGAGCCACCAAGGACCCGTTCGCCCCTTCCCGGGCTGCGGGTGTCCTGGGCTTTGCTGCCACGCACAACTTCTACTCGCTGTCTGACTGCGCCTTCAAAATCCTGCCTGTTCTCTGCACCCTGACCGTTGACCCCGAGAAGACCGTCCGGGACCAG ACATTCAAGGCCATTCGCAGCTTCATGATCAAGCTGGAGGCCGTTTCCGAGGACCCGTCTCAGCTCGCAGAGCTCG AGAAGGACGTGCACGCAGCTTCTACCAGCCCTGGGATTGGGGCCGCCGTGAGCTGGGCCGGCTGGGCCGTCACAGGCGTCTCCTCCCTCACCTCCAAGCTTATCCGGACCAATGCCGGGACCCCAGTGGAACAGGCAGAGGCACCCGCAGGGGGTGCCGTTCCAGAGCCCCCCAAACCTG AAGCTGAGagtgtccctgccccagcaatgTCGCCTGCCTCGCCcagccactgggaagagcccagagaGGAAGAGGAGAGCTCAGTGGACAGATGGGATGATGAAGActggggcagcctggag CAGGAGACGGAGCAAAGCAGGGGCCAGAGCAGCCCTGATGCCTGGAATacccctggctgggtggaggcagcCACGGTGCCCAAAACTTCTGGAGCCAGGCGG GCCATCAGCTCGTCCAGGAGGCCAGACGCCGATTGGACCAGCTCTGGCTGGGAAGCCAATGCAGCCTGGAGCCGGGAGAAgggcccccaggcccccagctccctgggggAAGACGGCTGGGATGTGGAGGGGGATTTTGGCACCCCAAAGTCTGCTCCtacaccctctgccccacctgcGGGGACCCGGCTGGCCAGCGAGTATGACTGGGGTAGCACAACCGCCACTGAGACACCCGACCCCTTCTTCTCTATTGCCTCAACCCAGAAGCCGACAGCTGATGGCCAG AAAAGCACCGACACGTGGGGCTCGGACGCTGGTGGGGACTGGGGCACTGAGGACGCCTGGGAGTCTCTGGACGCCGATCACG ggcTCAGCAAGGCCGAGCTGGCCCGGAAGAAGCGCGAGGAGCGGAAGAAGGAGCTGGAGGCCAAGCGGGCTGAGAAGAAGGCAGCACGGGGGCCCAtgaagctgggagccaggaaacTGGACTGA
- the SCYL1 gene encoding N-terminal kinase-like protein isoform X2, which translates to MWFFARDPVRDFPYDFGAEGDRGRPAGAWQLHRGRRKATGDPVSVFVYEVKPNADEQTQAAKSAFKRLKTLRHPNILSYIDGLETEKCLHVVTEPVTPLNIYLQARAEAGGISELEISWGLHQIVKALSFLVNDCSLIHGNVCMGAVFVDRAGEWKLGGLDYMHSAQGEGPPPHRTSPDLERYDPPESADSTKGTGEKWSADMWRLGCLIWEVFNGPLSRPSCLRSLGKIPKSLVPHYCELVGANPKVRPNPARFLQNCRGSGGFMSNSFVETNLFLEEIQIKEPTERQMFFQDLSDHLDTFPADFCRHKILPQLLTAVEFGSAGAVVLTPLFKVGKLLGAEEYQQKIIPIIVKMFSSPDRAMRIRLLQQMENFIQYLTEPVVNTQIFPHVMHGFLDTNPAIREQTVKSMLLLAPKLSESNLNVELMKHFARLQARDEQGPIRCNTTVCLGKIGPYLSASTRQRILISAFSRATKDPFAPSRAAGVLGFAATHNFYSLSDCAFKILPVLCTLTVDPEKTVRDQTFKAIRSFMIKLEAVSEDPSQLAELEKDVHAASTSPGIGAAVSWAGWAVTGVSSLTSKLIRTNAGTPVEQAEAPAGGAVPEPPKPEAESVPAPAMSPASPSHWEEPREEEESSVDRWDDEDWGSLEETEQSRGQSSPDAWNTPGWVEAATVPKTSGARRAISSSRRPDADWTSSGWEANAAWSREKGPQAPSSLGEDGWDVEGDFGTPKSAPTPSAPPAGTRLASEYDWGSTTATETPDPFFSIASTQKPTADGQKSTDTWGSDAGGDWGTEDAWESLDADHGLSKAELARKKREERKKELEAKRAEKKAARGPMKLGARKLD; encoded by the exons ATGTGGTTCTTCGCGCGGGACCCAGTGCGCGACTTCCCCTACGACTTCGGCGCCGAGGGCGACCGCGGGCGGCCGGCGggggcctggcagctgcaccGGGGCCGCCGCAAG GCCACAGGGGACCCAGTGTCAGTGTTTGTCTATGAGGTGAAACCCAACGCGGATGAGCAGACGCAAGCGGCCAAGTCAGCGTTCAAGCGGCTCAAGACCCTCCGGCATCCCAACATCCTGTCCTACATCGACGGCTTGGAG ACAGAGAAATGCCTGCACGTGGTGACGGAGCCTGTGACGCCCCTGAACATATACCTTCAAGCCAGAGCAGAGGCCGGAGGCATCAGCGAGCTGGAGATCTCCTGGGGGCTGCATCAGATTGTG AAGGCGCTGAGCTTCCTGGTGAATGACTGCAGCCTGATCCATGGCAATGTGTGCATGGGGGCCGTCTTCGTGGACCGTGCGGGCGAGTGGAAGCTGGGGGGCCTGGACTACATGCACTCAGCCCAGGGCGAGGGGCCCCCTCCACACCGGACCAGCCCTGACCTGGAGCGCTATGACCCCCCCGAGAGTGCCGACAGCACTAAGGGCACTGGGGAGAAgtg GTCAGCTGACATGTGGCGTCTCGGCTGCCTCATCTGGGAGGTGTTCAATGGGCCCCTATCTCGCCCAAGCTGCCTGCGCTCACTGGGCAAG ATCCCGAAGTCCTTGGTGCCGCATTACTGTGAGCTGGTGGGTGCCAACCCTAAGGTACGGCCCAACCCTGCCCGGTTTCTACAGAACTGCCGCGGCTCTGGTGGCTTCATGAGCAACAGCTTTGTGGAGACCAACCTTTTTCTGGAGGAGATCCAG ATCAAAGAGCCCACGGAGCGTCAGATGTTCTTTCAGGACTTGAGCGACCACCTTGACACCTTCCCGGCGGATTTCTGCCGTCACAAGATTctgccccagctgctgacagCTGTGGAGTTTGGGAGTGCTGGTGCTGTTGTGCTCACCCCACTCTTCAAG GTGGGGAAACTCCTGGGAGCTGAGGAGTACCAGCAGAAGATCATCCCCATCATCGTCAAGATGTTCTCATCCCCTGACCGTGCCATGAGGATCCGGCTTCTGCAACAG ATGGAGAACTTCATCCAGTACTTGACGGAGCCTGTGGTCAACACCCAGATCTTCCCCCATGTGATGCATGGCTTCCTGGACACCAACCCCGCCATCCGCGAGCAGACAGTCAAG tcaatgctgctgctggcaccgaAGCTGAGTGAGAGCAACCTGAACGTGGAACTGATGAAGCACTTTGCCCGGCTGCAGGCCCGTGATGAACAGGGCCCCATCCGCTGCAACACCACCGTGTGCCTGGGCAAGATCGGGCCCTACCTTAGCGCCTCT ACCAGGCAGAGAATCTTGATCTCTGCCTTCAGCCGAGCCACCAAGGACCCGTTCGCCCCTTCCCGGGCTGCGGGTGTCCTGGGCTTTGCTGCCACGCACAACTTCTACTCGCTGTCTGACTGCGCCTTCAAAATCCTGCCTGTTCTCTGCACCCTGACCGTTGACCCCGAGAAGACCGTCCGGGACCAG ACATTCAAGGCCATTCGCAGCTTCATGATCAAGCTGGAGGCCGTTTCCGAGGACCCGTCTCAGCTCGCAGAGCTCG AGAAGGACGTGCACGCAGCTTCTACCAGCCCTGGGATTGGGGCCGCCGTGAGCTGGGCCGGCTGGGCCGTCACAGGCGTCTCCTCCCTCACCTCCAAGCTTATCCGGACCAATGCCGGGACCCCAGTGGAACAGGCAGAGGCACCCGCAGGGGGTGCCGTTCCAGAGCCCCCCAAACCTG AAGCTGAGagtgtccctgccccagcaatgTCGCCTGCCTCGCCcagccactgggaagagcccagagaGGAAGAGGAGAGCTCAGTGGACAGATGGGATGATGAAGActggggcagcctggag GAGACGGAGCAAAGCAGGGGCCAGAGCAGCCCTGATGCCTGGAATacccctggctgggtggaggcagcCACGGTGCCCAAAACTTCTGGAGCCAGGCGG GCCATCAGCTCGTCCAGGAGGCCAGACGCCGATTGGACCAGCTCTGGCTGGGAAGCCAATGCAGCCTGGAGCCGGGAGAAgggcccccaggcccccagctccctgggggAAGACGGCTGGGATGTGGAGGGGGATTTTGGCACCCCAAAGTCTGCTCCtacaccctctgccccacctgcGGGGACCCGGCTGGCCAGCGAGTATGACTGGGGTAGCACAACCGCCACTGAGACACCCGACCCCTTCTTCTCTATTGCCTCAACCCAGAAGCCGACAGCTGATGGCCAG AAAAGCACCGACACGTGGGGCTCGGACGCTGGTGGGGACTGGGGCACTGAGGACGCCTGGGAGTCTCTGGACGCCGATCACG ggcTCAGCAAGGCCGAGCTGGCCCGGAAGAAGCGCGAGGAGCGGAAGAAGGAGCTGGAGGCCAAGCGGGCTGAGAAGAAGGCAGCACGGGGGCCCAtgaagctgggagccaggaaacTGGACTGA
- the SCYL1 gene encoding N-terminal kinase-like protein isoform X3, whose translation MWFFARDPVRDFPYDFGAEGDRGRPAGAWQLHRGRRKATGDPVSVFVYEVKPNADEQTQAAKSAFKRLKTLRHPNILSYIDGLETEKCLHVVTEPVTPLNIYLQARAEAGGISELEISWGLHQIVKALSFLVNDCSLIHGNVCMGAVFVDRAGEWKLGGLDYMHSAQGEGPPPHRTSPDLERYDPPESADSTKGTGEKWSADMWRLGCLIWEVFNGPLSRPSCLRSLGKIPKSLVPHYCELVGANPKVRPNPARFLQNCRGSGGFMSNSFVETNLFLEEIQIKEPTERQMFFQDLSDHLDTFPADFCRHKILPQLLTAVEFGSAGAVVLTPLFKVGKLLGAEEYQQKIIPIIVKMFSSPDRAMRIRLLQQMENFIQYLTEPVVNTQIFPHVMHGFLDTNPAIREQTVKSMLLLAPKLSESNLNVELMKHFARLQARDEQGPIRCNTTVCLGKIGPYLSASTRQRILISAFSRATKDPFAPSRAAGVLGFAATHNFYSLSDCAFKILPVLCTLTVDPEKTVRDQKLRVSLPQQCRLPRPATGKSPERKRRAQWTDGMMKTGAAWSRRRSKAGARAALMPGIPLAGWRQPRCPKLLEPGGPSARPGGQTPIGPALAGKPMQPGAGRRAPRPPAPWGKTAGMWRGILAPQSLLLHPLPHLRGPGWPASMTGVAQPPLRHPTPSSLLPQPRSRQLMARKAPTRGARTLVGTGALRTPGSLWTPITGSARPSWPGRSARSGRRSWRPSGLRRRQHGGP comes from the exons ATGTGGTTCTTCGCGCGGGACCCAGTGCGCGACTTCCCCTACGACTTCGGCGCCGAGGGCGACCGCGGGCGGCCGGCGggggcctggcagctgcaccGGGGCCGCCGCAAG GCCACAGGGGACCCAGTGTCAGTGTTTGTCTATGAGGTGAAACCCAACGCGGATGAGCAGACGCAAGCGGCCAAGTCAGCGTTCAAGCGGCTCAAGACCCTCCGGCATCCCAACATCCTGTCCTACATCGACGGCTTGGAG ACAGAGAAATGCCTGCACGTGGTGACGGAGCCTGTGACGCCCCTGAACATATACCTTCAAGCCAGAGCAGAGGCCGGAGGCATCAGCGAGCTGGAGATCTCCTGGGGGCTGCATCAGATTGTG AAGGCGCTGAGCTTCCTGGTGAATGACTGCAGCCTGATCCATGGCAATGTGTGCATGGGGGCCGTCTTCGTGGACCGTGCGGGCGAGTGGAAGCTGGGGGGCCTGGACTACATGCACTCAGCCCAGGGCGAGGGGCCCCCTCCACACCGGACCAGCCCTGACCTGGAGCGCTATGACCCCCCCGAGAGTGCCGACAGCACTAAGGGCACTGGGGAGAAgtg GTCAGCTGACATGTGGCGTCTCGGCTGCCTCATCTGGGAGGTGTTCAATGGGCCCCTATCTCGCCCAAGCTGCCTGCGCTCACTGGGCAAG ATCCCGAAGTCCTTGGTGCCGCATTACTGTGAGCTGGTGGGTGCCAACCCTAAGGTACGGCCCAACCCTGCCCGGTTTCTACAGAACTGCCGCGGCTCTGGTGGCTTCATGAGCAACAGCTTTGTGGAGACCAACCTTTTTCTGGAGGAGATCCAG ATCAAAGAGCCCACGGAGCGTCAGATGTTCTTTCAGGACTTGAGCGACCACCTTGACACCTTCCCGGCGGATTTCTGCCGTCACAAGATTctgccccagctgctgacagCTGTGGAGTTTGGGAGTGCTGGTGCTGTTGTGCTCACCCCACTCTTCAAG GTGGGGAAACTCCTGGGAGCTGAGGAGTACCAGCAGAAGATCATCCCCATCATCGTCAAGATGTTCTCATCCCCTGACCGTGCCATGAGGATCCGGCTTCTGCAACAG ATGGAGAACTTCATCCAGTACTTGACGGAGCCTGTGGTCAACACCCAGATCTTCCCCCATGTGATGCATGGCTTCCTGGACACCAACCCCGCCATCCGCGAGCAGACAGTCAAG tcaatgctgctgctggcaccgaAGCTGAGTGAGAGCAACCTGAACGTGGAACTGATGAAGCACTTTGCCCGGCTGCAGGCCCGTGATGAACAGGGCCCCATCCGCTGCAACACCACCGTGTGCCTGGGCAAGATCGGGCCCTACCTTAGCGCCTCT ACCAGGCAGAGAATCTTGATCTCTGCCTTCAGCCGAGCCACCAAGGACCCGTTCGCCCCTTCCCGGGCTGCGGGTGTCCTGGGCTTTGCTGCCACGCACAACTTCTACTCGCTGTCTGACTGCGCCTTCAAAATCCTGCCTGTTCTCTGCACCCTGACCGTTGACCCCGAGAAGACCGTCCGGGACCAG AAGCTGAGagtgtccctgccccagcaatgTCGCCTGCCTCGCCcagccactgggaagagcccagagaGGAAGAGGAGAGCTCAGTGGACAGATGGGATGATGAAGActggggcagcctggag CAGGAGACGGAGCAAAGCAGGGGCCAGAGCAGCCCTGATGCCTGGAATacccctggctgggtggaggcagcCACGGTGCCCAAAACTTCTGGAGCCAGGCGG GCCATCAGCTCGTCCAGGAGGCCAGACGCCGATTGGACCAGCTCTGGCTGGGAAGCCAATGCAGCCTGGAGCCGGGAGAAgggcccccaggcccccagctccctgggggAAGACGGCTGGGATGTGGAGGGGGATTTTGGCACCCCAAAGTCTGCTCCtacaccctctgccccacctgcGGGGACCCGGCTGGCCAGCGAGTATGACTGGGGTAGCACAACCGCCACTGAGACACCCGACCCCTTCTTCTCTATTGCCTCAACCCAGAAGCCGACAGCTGATGGCCAG AAAAGCACCGACACGTGGGGCTCGGACGCTGGTGGGGACTGGGGCACTGAGGACGCCTGGGAGTCTCTGGACGCCGATCACG ggcTCAGCAAGGCCGAGCTGGCCCGGAAGAAGCGCGAGGAGCGGAAGAAGGAGCTGGAGGCCAAGCGGGCTGAGAAGAAGGCAGCACGGGGGCCCAtga
- the SCYL1 gene encoding N-terminal kinase-like protein isoform X4, giving the protein MWFFARDPVRDFPYDFGAEGDRGRPAGAWQLHRGRRKATGDPVSVFVYEVKPNADEQTQAAKSAFKRLKTLRHPNILSYIDGLETEKCLHVVTEPVTPLNIYLQARAEAGGISELEISWGLHQIVKALSFLVNDCSLIHGNVCMGAVFVDRAGEWKLGGLDYMHSAQGEGPPPHRTSPDLERYDPPESADSTKGTGEKWSADMWRLGCLIWEVFNGPLSRPSCLRSLGKIPKSLVPHYCELVGANPKVRPNPARFLQNCRGSGGFMSNSFVETNLFLEEIQIKEPTERQMFFQDLSDHLDTFPADFCRHKILPQLLTAVEFGSAGAVVLTPLFKVGKLLGAEEYQQKIIPIIVKMFSSPDRAMRIRLLQQMENFIQYLTEPVVNTQIFPHVMHGFLDTNPAIREQTVKSMLLLAPKLSESNLNVELMKHFARLQARDEQGPIRCNTTVCLGKIGPYLSASTRQRILISAFSRATKDPFAPSRAAGVLGFAATHNFYSLSDCAFKILPVLCTLTVDPEKTVRDQKLRVSLPQQCRLPRPATGKSPERKRRAQWTDGMMKTGAAWRRRSKAGARAALMPGIPLAGWRQPRCPKLLEPGGPSARPGGQTPIGPALAGKPMQPGAGRRAPRPPAPWGKTAGMWRGILAPQSLLLHPLPHLRGPGWPASMTGVAQPPLRHPTPSSLLPQPRSRQLMARKAPTRGARTLVGTGALRTPGSLWTPITGSARPSWPGRSARSGRRSWRPSGLRRRQHGGP; this is encoded by the exons ATGTGGTTCTTCGCGCGGGACCCAGTGCGCGACTTCCCCTACGACTTCGGCGCCGAGGGCGACCGCGGGCGGCCGGCGggggcctggcagctgcaccGGGGCCGCCGCAAG GCCACAGGGGACCCAGTGTCAGTGTTTGTCTATGAGGTGAAACCCAACGCGGATGAGCAGACGCAAGCGGCCAAGTCAGCGTTCAAGCGGCTCAAGACCCTCCGGCATCCCAACATCCTGTCCTACATCGACGGCTTGGAG ACAGAGAAATGCCTGCACGTGGTGACGGAGCCTGTGACGCCCCTGAACATATACCTTCAAGCCAGAGCAGAGGCCGGAGGCATCAGCGAGCTGGAGATCTCCTGGGGGCTGCATCAGATTGTG AAGGCGCTGAGCTTCCTGGTGAATGACTGCAGCCTGATCCATGGCAATGTGTGCATGGGGGCCGTCTTCGTGGACCGTGCGGGCGAGTGGAAGCTGGGGGGCCTGGACTACATGCACTCAGCCCAGGGCGAGGGGCCCCCTCCACACCGGACCAGCCCTGACCTGGAGCGCTATGACCCCCCCGAGAGTGCCGACAGCACTAAGGGCACTGGGGAGAAgtg GTCAGCTGACATGTGGCGTCTCGGCTGCCTCATCTGGGAGGTGTTCAATGGGCCCCTATCTCGCCCAAGCTGCCTGCGCTCACTGGGCAAG ATCCCGAAGTCCTTGGTGCCGCATTACTGTGAGCTGGTGGGTGCCAACCCTAAGGTACGGCCCAACCCTGCCCGGTTTCTACAGAACTGCCGCGGCTCTGGTGGCTTCATGAGCAACAGCTTTGTGGAGACCAACCTTTTTCTGGAGGAGATCCAG ATCAAAGAGCCCACGGAGCGTCAGATGTTCTTTCAGGACTTGAGCGACCACCTTGACACCTTCCCGGCGGATTTCTGCCGTCACAAGATTctgccccagctgctgacagCTGTGGAGTTTGGGAGTGCTGGTGCTGTTGTGCTCACCCCACTCTTCAAG GTGGGGAAACTCCTGGGAGCTGAGGAGTACCAGCAGAAGATCATCCCCATCATCGTCAAGATGTTCTCATCCCCTGACCGTGCCATGAGGATCCGGCTTCTGCAACAG ATGGAGAACTTCATCCAGTACTTGACGGAGCCTGTGGTCAACACCCAGATCTTCCCCCATGTGATGCATGGCTTCCTGGACACCAACCCCGCCATCCGCGAGCAGACAGTCAAG tcaatgctgctgctggcaccgaAGCTGAGTGAGAGCAACCTGAACGTGGAACTGATGAAGCACTTTGCCCGGCTGCAGGCCCGTGATGAACAGGGCCCCATCCGCTGCAACACCACCGTGTGCCTGGGCAAGATCGGGCCCTACCTTAGCGCCTCT ACCAGGCAGAGAATCTTGATCTCTGCCTTCAGCCGAGCCACCAAGGACCCGTTCGCCCCTTCCCGGGCTGCGGGTGTCCTGGGCTTTGCTGCCACGCACAACTTCTACTCGCTGTCTGACTGCGCCTTCAAAATCCTGCCTGTTCTCTGCACCCTGACCGTTGACCCCGAGAAGACCGTCCGGGACCAG AAGCTGAGagtgtccctgccccagcaatgTCGCCTGCCTCGCCcagccactgggaagagcccagagaGGAAGAGGAGAGCTCAGTGGACAGATGGGATGATGAAGActggggcagcctggag GAGACGGAGCAAAGCAGGGGCCAGAGCAGCCCTGATGCCTGGAATacccctggctgggtggaggcagcCACGGTGCCCAAAACTTCTGGAGCCAGGCGG GCCATCAGCTCGTCCAGGAGGCCAGACGCCGATTGGACCAGCTCTGGCTGGGAAGCCAATGCAGCCTGGAGCCGGGAGAAgggcccccaggcccccagctccctgggggAAGACGGCTGGGATGTGGAGGGGGATTTTGGCACCCCAAAGTCTGCTCCtacaccctctgccccacctgcGGGGACCCGGCTGGCCAGCGAGTATGACTGGGGTAGCACAACCGCCACTGAGACACCCGACCCCTTCTTCTCTATTGCCTCAACCCAGAAGCCGACAGCTGATGGCCAG AAAAGCACCGACACGTGGGGCTCGGACGCTGGTGGGGACTGGGGCACTGAGGACGCCTGGGAGTCTCTGGACGCCGATCACG ggcTCAGCAAGGCCGAGCTGGCCCGGAAGAAGCGCGAGGAGCGGAAGAAGGAGCTGGAGGCCAAGCGGGCTGAGAAGAAGGCAGCACGGGGGCCCAtga